One window of Nicotiana tomentosiformis chromosome 11, ASM39032v3, whole genome shotgun sequence genomic DNA carries:
- the LOC138901033 gene encoding uncharacterized protein, whose translation MDDSRIPPGCLSSFISLECTSLSALHRRIAAAENNFCPLESIALEGFGEVKWNILEQDKEHKEGITNLELKLTEALSVLQEEVEALKLRLEETAEASGHGPVTVRETRIEAPKPKIFRGERSAQDVKNFLWQLDAYFEHVSIANEAAKIRTTAMYLTDTAMLWWQRKNVDMEKGTCLIDTWEQFKEELKRQFYPQNVVHEARRKLRELKKTSSICEYVNDFTKLTLQMPNLTSEDLLFNFLNGLQNWAKQELQRRHVNTVDEVIVMAESLSDFWTGAPKGNGNMSQTVAAPKTDPNRGKGKYVPNRNNENRGNRNQSSQYRKNYEQKKKGGPQRDVCYLCRDSSHFARYCPTLRKLGAIVASHHQQGQTAAPTGKQPEERGAPTDGAGQEKNKVVGLFNHMDLFNHMTLAAIAAQLPRVRPRESLFVDAKLNGKDVCIMMDTSATHNFVTEERARDLGLVFVSSDTLLKTVNALPTTVHGFDPKVHLALGGWQGLTDFTVAPMDVFDIILGLDFWYEINTFISPHLNQLHISDPEGSCVVTIIQVPQNRMHMSVMQLVKGFKKGEPTFFVTLTGIIENSLGAVTLPPCIEQVLENNKDVMPKELPK comes from the exons ATGGATGATAGCAGGATCCCTCCAGGCTGCCTTTCCAGCTTCATCAGTCTGGAATGCACCAG TCTGTCGGCCTTGCACCGTCGTATTGCCGCCGCCGAAAACAATTTTTGTCCCCTTGAGTCAATTGCCCTTGAAGGATTTGGCGAAGTCAAATGGAACATTCTGGAGCAAGATAAAGAGCACAAGGAAGGGATAACCAACCTTGAGCTCAAGCTCACTGAGGCTTTGTCTGTCTTGCAGGAAGAGGTTGAGGCTTTAAAACTGCGTCTAGAGGAGACCGCAGAAGCCAGCGGGCATGGTCCCGTCACTGTCCGAGAGACTCGTATTGaggctcctaaacccaaaatatTTCGGGGTGAAAGGAGCGCTCAAGATGTGAAAAATTTCTTGTGGCAATTAGATGCTTATTTTGAACATGTAAGCATAGCCAACGAGGCTGCCAAGATCCGAACGACAGCCATGTATTTGACCGATACCGCTATGCTGTGGTGGCAGAGGAAAAATGTAGATATGGAGAAAGGAACATGCTTGATTGACACATGGGAGCAGTTCAAAGAGGAGCTAAAACGACAGTTTTACCCTCAAAATGTGGTGCACGAGGCTCGCCGAAAGTTGAGGGAGCTTAAGAAAACATCCTCCATCTGTGAGTACGTGAATGATTTCACCAAACTCACCCTTCAGATGCCCAACTTGACCAGCGAAGATCTATTATTCAATTTCTTGAATGGCCTGCAGAACTGGGCCAAACAAGAGTTGCAAAGGCGACATGTCAACACCGTCGATGAGGTTATTGTAATGGCCGAATCGTTGTCAGACTTCTGGACCGGGGCGCCTAAAGGAAATGGCAACATGAGCCAAACTGTTGCTGCTCCCAAGACGGACCCTAACCGAGGTAAGGGCAAGTATGTTCCCAACCGGAACAATGAGAACAGAGGCAACCGCAACCAATCTTCCCAATACCGCAAGAATTATGAGCAGAAGAAGAAAGGAGGTCCTCAACGGGATGTTTGCTACCTTTGCAGAGACTCTTCTCACTTTGCTCGATATTGCCCTACATTGAGAAAACTAGGAGCAATAGTTGCATCCCACCACCAGCAAGGGCAGACCGCTGCGCCAACCGGCAAACAACCCGAGGAGCGTGGCGCACCAACTGATGGTGCGGGACAAGAGAAGAACAAAGTTGTTGGCTTGTTCAATCATATGGACTTATTCAACCACATGACCCTTGCCGCTATTGCTGCCCAGCTGCCTCGTGTGAGGCCGCGTGAATCATTATTTGTCGATGCCAAGTTGAACGGCAAAGACGTGTGCATCATGATGGACACGAGTGCGACACATAATTTTGTGACGGAGGAGCGAGCTAGGGATCTTGGACTTGTCTTTGTATCCAGCGACACGCTGTTAAAGACCGTCAATGCCCTTCCCACTACCGTTCATGGCTTTGATCCTAAAGTGCACCTTGCATTAGGAGGTTGGCAGGGATTGACAGACTTCACCGTTGCCCCTATGGATGTATTTGATATCATATTGGGGTTGGACTTTTGGTATGAGATCAACACGTTTATCTCGCCGCATCTCAACCAGCTTCATATAAGCGATCCCGAAGGCTCGTGCGTAGTGACCATTATTCAGGTGCCACAAAATAGAATGCATATGTCCGTGATGCAGCTCGTGAAAGGTTTCAAGAAAGGGGAACCTACATTTTTTGTAACCTTAACGGGAATCATTGAGAACTCCCTTGGGGCAGTAACATTGCCTCCCTGCATTGAACAAGTCCTTGAAAATAATAAGGACGTGATGCCGAAAGAACTTCCCAAATAG